In Diceros bicornis minor isolate mBicDic1 chromosome 27 unlocalized genomic scaffold, mDicBic1.mat.cur SUPER_27_unloc_1, whole genome shotgun sequence, the following are encoded in one genomic region:
- the LOC131401959 gene encoding ral guanine nucleotide dissociation stimulator-like isoform X2: MADDLEKFKVIRRMQLLQQAANAYDLEPNERFGAWFQAMEPISVHESYWVSCRLEPAHQKASKMRLFRRKRNRTSSSSGPTTTPLAMSRHTLETTRAAPPDQQRH; encoded by the exons atggcggatgatctggaa aaattcaaagtcatcaggaggatgcagctgctccagcaggctgcaaatgcatatgacctggagcccaacgagcgatttggggcctggttccaggccatggagcccatcagtgtccatgagag ctactgggtctcctgccggctggagcccgcacaccagaaggcgagcaaaatgcggctcttcaggagaaagaggaaccggacatcctccagttcagggccga ccaccacgcccttggcgatgagccgtcacactctggagaccacaagggcagctcctcctgaccagcagagACACTga